The sequence TGTACAATTTTGGGTGAGATATGCACAACAGCACAAGATAAATATAGCGTGTTCTAATATTTTAACTCATCCGCTAATTTACCCAGCTGCCAATATTTTTCATGATTGACGTAGCCTGTACAAATTCGATCCTTATTTTTTGTAATTTGTTATGGACTAGCTAGGGTAAGGGTTTGAATACAAGGTGCTCCGTGGGAACCATTAATGGCATCAGATGGACCTTTTTATACTGGAGTTTGAATGTTTGGGGAATAGACAAGAGACTTATGCATCATTTTATTGAGAAGGAAAGGGTCTGGTATAAAtccaaaaaatgaaaaacaaaacaacaaagaaACTAGAAATGTCAAAtgtggtgggtggtggtgaaTAATGCTGCTTGCTAGCGGGAGATGCCTGCCCATTGGCTATCTCTCGCAAAATGATAGTGTGACCAAGAAAAGATAAAGCACTCTATGCCTTGAGCTGTGGGATCATCACTCCAGTCCAGCAGCACTTGATCCTTTTTTTCTCATTGCAGGCATTATATTCAATTTGCTAACGACTTTAACTGGGATCACTGATTTATGGTCCCCATTCTTTGACTAAAACTCATTTCTGCATTGTTCCCTTGCTTGCTGTTtcaagtattattcatatttctTGTGGATCTTCCATTCGATTATACTCTTGTTTATTCGGCTTCTTTGTTAAGGACAGGGAGCCAAGCACACTAGAGTAATATTCTGAATGCAGACTGGCTTTTGTGACCTTTGTCGGCCCTGGTTTTGGGTGCTTCTTCTTAGTTGCAATACCTCGGGGAAGTTCTTTCCCCTTGGGgccaaggtttttttttaatgcacaAGATATTTTATCTTTGTTGGTCTTTGACTGAGtgttattaatttatttctGTGAAGTCATCCCTGCTGAAAATGGCCAGCAAGCATGGACATATCTAGAAGATATGCAAAACAGCATTGATCTTGTTTTGACAGAGGTTGTTATGCCTGGTGTATCTGGAATTTCTCTATTGAGTAGGATCATGAACCACCACAATATTTGCAAGAATATTCCAGTGATTAGTAAGTAGCTTTCCTCAACTCTACAGTACAATTCTTGTACAAAATGTTGCCCTTGTCATTTATTTACTTTCTATGCTTTTAGCTGCTACACTGATGTGGTTTGTGTGCAGTGATGTCTTCAAATGATGCTATGGGTACAGTTTTTAAGTGTTTGTCAAAGGGCGCTGTTGACTTCTTAGTCAAGCCCATACGTAAGAATGAACTTAAGAACCTATGGCAGCATGTGTGGAGACGGTGCCACAGCGTAAGTTGTTGTTGGTCCAGTTTTTCTTATATATTAGATGTTCAGGCAAATCCATCAAGTACCGACTGCTGCTTCACCATTTTATGGTTACAATATGTGATGACTCTAAACTAAAGTTGTTATTTTCAAATTCAGTCCAGTGGCAGTGGAAGTGAAAGTGGCATTCAGACACAAAAGTGTGCCAAATCAAAAAGTGGGGATGAATCCAATAATAACAGTGGCAGCaatgacgatgatgacgacgatggtGTAAGCATGGGACTTAATGCAAGAGATGGCAGTGATAACGGCAGTGGCACTCAAGTATGAAACTTGATCTTTTTATTCCAACATAGCTTTACTACTACCTGTTAACAAAGCTGTAAttagaatgagaagaaaaaactgAAGTTAAAAACTGAATAAACCTGTCAGTAACAATGATTTCTGAAGGCATAAATGACATTTTTTTGCATAGctgataaatttattttagaatagtgGGAAATAGGAAGAGTTCACCATGTCActgtaaagtttttgaattaaccAAACCAGTAAAATACCATGGATCATCTGCATATAACAATCTTAATATTGTACAAACACAACAGATGAAACACATACTGAAGAAAATATAGTTATCGCCTCTCGTATAGTTTACATGTGTGTTCATGTGGCACTATCGTTTTGCTTAACTAATACCAAGGTGCCAAATAAACCAGTGGTTGGTTCATTGCATTTTGGAGCACATATAGTATTTATAAATCTTGATAGCGTGTGTGTAGAATGTTCCACCAGAAGTTGATAGCACTGTGCTTTTTGCATGTTCAAGGAATCAAATGGATTGTACAATACATGCAACCAAACTTTGATGTAGGGAATTTCTTTGTTTTGGCTTGGATGTCCAACTTATAGTTTCTCACCAGTTGGATTAACTTCTTTTCCTTGTTCTCCCATTGTAAACGTGAATTGAACAATCCTTGCCTTTTAAGATAAATGTGGGGTCTATGCTTTATGCTGCCCTTTAAATTTTTGAAATGCTAATAAGTAGTTTGCATGCATCGTGCTTCTCTAAATGTCATCAAGTTGACTAATATACAGTTCACTATCAATCAGCTAATACCACTTAATTTTATGTGTTTCCTATTATAAATTGAACATTTTGTTTCCTTACCAACTAGAAATCATACTACAGATACATATTGTATAGTTATTTTCGGTTTATTCATGAATTTGTGTTAGAATTAGACTATATAGACATTGCTGGTTAAAAAGTACTCATCCCCTAACACTGTGGGAAGAGTACAAAACTACTAGTGTGTTAACACCATTGGCCTCTTGACATTCAAAACTGCTACCCAATGAACACATTCCCCATCAATGGTCCAATAATCCCGAAGTCTAAAGTCCTTAATCAACTCGTGCATAATTATTCACTTGGTAAGGAAATAGGAAAAGGATGGATGCACACAAATGTTTTGTCCATTTTTGCTAAGCCTCCAGTATTTTTACTTCTGTGTTTTGAGCTTCATAATGGTTTCCATGTCTTTTCTTCAATTAACGCTTTTGTCCTGTATTTTGATTTCTATTTGCACCATTTAATGAATCTTCCAAATTTGGGTTTTTCCTCTTGATGATTTTTAACTTCACATCTCAATTGATCTTTAAAATATGCCTAATtatttaatactacctccgtcccaaaatatagcaacctaagaCTAGATAGGACATATCCTAGtccaatgaatctggacaacccTTGAGAGTATCATCCAATcctaaattgctatattttgggatggagagagtatcatctaattaattacctgcaaatctgcaatgctCTGCTTAAACATATTGTATATTTTCTATACTAATTTACTATACTTATTATCAAAATGAAACgtatattaaaaattaaatatctgCTGCAATATGTGCCCTCAAAACTAGTATAAACATattgtatattttcttttcaaagttACCTTTAATTTGGCGACATGTTTGGATTGATAAAATCAAGTCTAAGCTTGCAAATTTGGTTCTCCTGATGCTGTATGTTTGATTCCACTAAATAGATTCTCTTCAATGACCTAGGCAAGCTGTCGTAGTTTATCCCAAATGTGTTGAAAAGGTTGTTCTGGGTATCACCGTACAGATAGATTGATCCTGAAATTCGTATGCAGAGTAAATAAAATAGTCTTATCAACATAGATAATGCTAAACATCATATCATCAGCGCACTAGTGCAGGATTGCCTTGACATATAATGGTTGCCTGAAATGGCaatgaaataaaaaatcttttatttaaaaagCAAGATTCAATTGTGAATTAGCAATAGTTGGAGAAATTTAGAGTTACAGGATATGGCACACGAGGTGTACTTGAGAACTGTCGGTTTGTAGCTAGAGATGGCTACGAATGCCGCCGGGGGGTACCTAGCTTATCGGCGGTGGATGAAAACTAGTGTAAACTTGAAATTAGTCCACGTTTATTATGAAACGTTGACTACAGACCCTACCGAGATAAACTGTATCTTATGTGTTGCTGTCAAGTTCTCTTTTATTACAGTGTTGTGGAGTGGGGTAAAATTTTTTTCCTGTCAGTTAGTTATGAATCACATAAGATTTTGCCACTGAAATGTTCAGTGACATGGCCGATATGTCAATGTAAGAAACAACTTAGAATAAATTCCACATTACAATATTCAGAAATAATTACTGTAGATCGGATCACTTTGTGAAGTGCATTTAAACTGGTTgctcatcatttttttaaggcGCAGAGCTCATGGACAAAGCGCGCTGTTGAGATTGACAGTCCACAGGCTATGTCTCCAGATCAATTAGCTGATCCACCTGATAGCACTTGTGCACAAGTGATCCACCTGAAGTCAGATATATGCAGCAATAGATGGTTACCATGTACAAGCAACAAAAAttccaagaaacaaaaagaaactaatGGTATTGTATGCTCAACTGATTCATTGTGCAACTCGATAAAACAAAAGCTCCATAACACTGTATATTAATAAATttcaacatgtttttttttcagatgacTTCAAGGGGAAGGACTTGGAAATAGGTTCTCCTAGAAATTTAAACACAGCTTATCAATCCTCTCCGAATGAGAGATCCATCAAACCAACAGATAGACGGAATGAATATCCACTGCAAAACAATTCAAAGGAGGCAGCGATGGAAAATCTGGAGGAGTCAAGTGTTCGAGCTGCTGACTTAATTGGTTCGATGGCCAAAAACATGGATGCACAACAGGCAGCAAGAGCCGCAAATGCCCCTAATTGCTCCTCCAAAGTGCCAGAAAGGAAAGATAAGAACCGTGATAATATTATGCCATCACTTGAATTAAGTTTGAAAAGGTCAAGATCGACTGGGGATGGTGCAAATGCAATCCAAGAGGAACAACGGAATGTTTTGAGACGATCATATCTCTCGGCATTTACGAGGTGCAAAACATAATATCAGTGTCGCTAGTGAGTTAGGAAACCATTGTTAAGTTGCATACTAACTGTTACTTTTGTTGCAAGGTACCATACACCTGTGGCTTCCAATCAAGGTGGGACAGGATTCGTGGGAAGCTGTTCGCCGCATGATAATAGCTCAGAGGCTATGAAAACGGATTCTGCTTACAACATGAAGTCAAACTCAGATGCTGCACCAATAAAACAAGGTTCTAATGGTAGTAGCAATAACAATGACATGGGTTCCACTACAAAGAACGTTGTGACAAAGCCTAGTACAAATAAGGAGAGAGTAATGTCACCCTCAGCTGTTAAGGCTAATGGACACACATCAGCATTTCATCCTGCACAGCACTGGACGTCTCCAGCTAATAcaacaggaaaagaaaagactGATGAAGTGGCTAACAATGCAGCAAAGAGGGCTCAGCCTGGTGAAGTACAGAGCAACCTCGTACAACACCCTCGCCCAATACTTCATTATGTTCATTTCGATGTGTCACGTGAGAATGGTGGGTCCGGGGCCCCTCAATGTGGTTCATCCAATGTATTTGATCCTCCTGTCGAAGGTCATGCTGGCAACTATGGTGTCAATGGAAGCAACTCAGGCAGTAACAACGGAAGCAATGGGCAGAATGGGAGTACGACTGCTGTAAATGCTGAACGGCCAAATATGGAGATCGCTAATGGCACCATCAACAAAAGTGGACCTGGAGGTGGCAATGGAAGTGGAAGCGGCAGTGGCAATGACATGTATCTGAAACGCTTCACTCAACGAGAGCATAGAGTGGCTGCAGTGACCAAGTTTAGACAGAAAAGGAAAGAGCGCAACTTCGGAAAAAAGGTAGCCTGTTTTCAATTGCATGTTTTCTGTTCCTTTGGTTTTAGCATTCCTGTTTAACTCGTCTAAATTAGCTAAAGAACATGTTACTGGAAGTAGTTGTCAAAAGCATATTACTGGAAGTTTCTCCCAAACGACTAGCTAAATGGGATCGGGCATGAATATAATTTGTTTATATACTAGTATTATCTGATTTCTAAAAGGAATCTCACAAGATAATCTTCCAAAAAGTTGCACGTTTTTGGTCCCATAGCCGTGTTGCTGAAATTTCTTGCCAATgacatttcttggatttttctcataatttaaTGGTAGCTACTTAGAGCGGCAATTCAATTTTACTCTTGAAACACTGTCCTTTACTTTTCGGCGCGGGTGAGTACAATTTGGATAGGAGgctctttttatatatagagagacatacatacatatatatatatatatatatatatatatatatgattaagcTTTGGATAGGACCGGTTTCTTTCTGATGGCTGTCTGCCATTTTCAGGTGCGGTACCAGAGCAGAAAGAGGCTGGCCGAGCAGCGGCCAAGGGTCCGCGGACAGTTCGTGCGGCAAGCTGTGCAAGACCAACAACAGCAGGGTGGTGGGCGCGAAGCGGCAGCGGACAGATGacctacctacctacctacGCGATGGCTTTGGACTCCAAACAGCTAATTAACAGTTAGTAGACAACAGATAATGATTCTTCTTCCTTGGCCGATCGATCAACAACATCCCATGCATCCGGCATCCCACCACCATTGATTCCATCATATTTAGAGTCTGGAATAAATAAGGAACTCCTATCCTATTTATCCCCTATCTAATATGAAGATATGATAATGGTGATCTGCGTTACTACTAGTAGAAGAATATGGTGTGGCTGACTCCACTTCAGGTGGACCTATAATACTACTCCAGTAGTATGTGCCTGTGGAGTCAAGCTCGAACGTACTACTCCATATTTAAGCATGTCATGTACTGCTACTATGAGACGAGAGTGCTCTGCCCTGTAGGGACAGCACTATTGTCAATGTCGTGTTTGTTGGGTCACTGGTCTTCTTAGATTTGCGTCCGTGTCTGGCAGCAGCACTCCACTGTAGTTGGCTCACGCATGTTGTTGAAATGAGCCACATGCTTTGCCTTGAGATAGAACTTGCTGTCACTGTTTCTCCTTAATCTAAATATACTGGAGTGGAGTATTTTATTATCTATGATCTGTAATCAGGTGATTGACAAGGCTCGTCAAATTTCTATGCCTTTGGTAGGAGAGTAtcacgtactttttttttacgacTCGTAGGAGACGGTaaaaagaaatacaaaaggttgtaaccaagaaaaaaacgaaaaattacaCCACCATCCACACACCGACGGCGCCAACACATAGGTCCGAAAGAAGGATAGCACCGGACCGGCTGTCGCTAAGCGTGATCGACCGCCGCTGAGCCAACAACGGAACATAGACGAGATCGCCGAAAAAACATCCTTACAACCAACACAAGACCCAACTCTACCCACGTCTTTTAGATTTAGGGAGAGAAGGTGAGAGAGATGAAACACCCCTCCCCCCTAAGCCCTTCGACGTGGTCAACTTGTAGAAACTAGGATGCCATCATAAGAGGATGAGAATTTAGAGCGTGCTTGCACCAATTGCACACGTGTTTTCAGCAAGAGAATGCTTAGATGACATCTCCAaggagagaagcgacggaaaaccgccgccgccgtccgtcaagGTCTCAAAAAGAGCAAAGACAGGGCTTTCGCCCTTCAACCATccttgaggggtgagacggcacgacaacgccctcaggagggggaatgacACTCGAGCGCCATCATTGTCGGTCCGGCCAAGGCTAGGTTGGGTTTTCACCCaccgctcaccacctgcgagTCCAtggctgacgcaccgatgctccaccactgCCCAATCtctactgacatgtgggaccaatgTCCTGGCGCCTCCCGCTGGCCAACCTTTGTGCACAGTAGACCGTGCCACATCTACCGGCAGGCTCTTCCTTGCACTGTGGTCGCGTCCTCCACCACCGACTGCGTATCACGTATTGATTGTATCTTATCGAGTACTACTGGATTATAGTAGTATTATGGACGGAGGGAGAGTATCCTGTTTACGGTAGGTTTTGTCCGGCTGCAAAGAAAACGGAAAGCTCCTTTATTACGACCGAGATGGCCATTCTCTAGAACAATCGTGGACCGACCTACTTTCTCCGCTGGATGACACCCGTGCTTCTTTCCTCAACTGTCCGTGTGAtcgcctttcttttctttttcgtgTCTCGGTTCGATCTGGTGCTGAATTTCTTTGTGGACTTTACGCTAGAAAAGAGAAGTAAGCTTGGACAGCTCCtagaatcttttttttattttctactgATTTTATAGCTGTAGATTCTTAAAGTCTGAGGAGAATGTAAAATGTTTGAGGAACTTGGAGACTTTAAAGGCTGTACCAAACATGCTATAGTATTTGTGAAAGAAAAACGTCACTAATTATCTCCATTTTAAAAGCTCCTCAAACAGTCACTCATCTTATTTACCGACAGCAAAGTGGTAATGGTACTGGTATCCTCGAGGTCTTGTATATTGCTTTTGCATTAAAGGATCCTCTCAATCTAAAtacagtctttttttttctgaaatttactacGTCATCCAACAagaaaagtaaagaaaaaacaCATTACATGTAAATTGGAGCATACTGTATTGTTTTTCATAGGAAAGGGCTAGAAAGATGGATGAATTTGGTAAACTTTCAGTGAAAAACTAAGCTCTCTATCTTTCTAATTTAAAGTTGTGGTAGAATATCTATCTTTGTAATTTAAAGTTGTGGTAGAAAGGTACTAGGATGGAGGAACTAGCGGCTGAATGTATGTTCTGGAAGCGAAAGGAAGGGGAGAGATTTTGAGTGGCTCAAAAATATGGAGtattttcttcaccttcttccCCACGCGGAAGCGGAAGCTGAAGCGCACACAATTACAATTACAGGGCGACTACTCTCTCCTCTCTGCTCCCTGCTCCCTGCTCTCTctagagagagaatagagagagagagagaagccatCAGCCATGGCGTGCTGCTTCGCCTGCCTGGGCGCTGGCGGCgggaagatgaagaagaagaagaagtcgcCGCCTCAGATCCCACCGGCCTCAGGTGATCCGTACCTGCCCCTCGGTcgcttctttctttctttctttctcgcAGAGAGCGTATTGCCTTACCTGGTTAGGTTGGGTGGTGATTagctagaaattaaaaaaaaaagaacgggaTTGTTCCTTCCTGTTGAAAAGATTTTAATCTGCTTCCAACCAATAGAGAAATTTCGTATGAATGAATATATAATTAAGCAAGGGTTTGGGTTTTTCTGACACAAGGTGAGGTTTGTTTGTTTCTCCAGAAAGAGATAACCCACCAAACCTGGCCTCATCGACAGTGATGAAGCAGGATCAGGATTCGTTTCAATTAGCTGCTAACGAGGACATCCTTGTGAGCAATGGATCATCCGAGAACCGCCGCATTGCAGCTCGGACCTTCACCTTTAGGGAGCTCGCTGCGGCCACAAGCAACTTCAGGGTCGATTGCCTGCTCGGTGAGGGCGGTTTTGGAAGAGTGTACAAAGCCTATTTGGAGACTGTCGACCAGGCTAGTAACTTATACTCCGCTTCTTGCTACCATACTGCAAATTTCTGTTTAATCAAACTAGAATCTCTGCCACTGACTGTATGAGATGAAATGAAATGCTCCATATACTAAATTATTTCCTTCAGCTTCCATGGAGCAGTTCCATCCATTATTAACATGAATTAATGCGCTTTATAACCATCATAGGTTGTCGCAATAAAGCAGCTCGATCGCAACGGACTGCAAGGCAACAGGGAGTTTCTTGTTGAAGTTCTTATGCTCAGCATGCTGCACCACCCAAATCTTGTTAACCTTATTGGATATTGTGCCGATGGTGATCAGAGGCTTTTAGTTTATGAGTATATGCCATTAGGTTCTTTGGAAGACCATCTTCACGGTATGCCACTGAAAAACCTTAATTGGATCACTGCTTGCTTTGCTACTGGATGATTCATGATGTGTGTGCTCACAACTAGATTTTGTTTTACCCAGATCCTCCACCAGGCAAGTCACGGCTTGATTGGAATACAAGGATGAAGATAGCTGCTGGTGCAGCGAAGGGTTTGGAATATTTGCACGACAAAGCCAATCCTCCAGTCATATACCGAGATTTGAAGTGTTCAAATATCTTGCTTGGGGAGGGATATCACCCAAAATTGTCTGACTTTGGATTGGCAAAGCTCGGCCCAATTGGCGATAAATCCCATGTTTCCACTAGAGTGATGGGTACATATGGATACTGTGCTCCTGAGTATGCTATGACTGGCCAGCTGACTCTCAAGTCAGATGTTTATAGTTTTGGTGTTGTTATGTTGGAGATCATTACAGGACGAAGAGCTATCGACAACACCCGAGCAGCAGGGGAGCAAAATCTTGTTGCATGGGTAAGGCGGCAAGCTTCTTCTTTATAGCGGCAACTGGCAAGCTTCTCTTCTAAATAGTGTTGCTAAAAAACCTAAATGAAATATGCCAGTATCAATCTGAATAGGTTCTAGTATGGTTGATTGGTTGTTTATCCAAAGGAGTAATCTGTTTCCATCCATTCATATTTGGTGGTGTACAATTTCAGGCCCGGCCCTTGTTCAAGGACAGGAGGAAGTTCCCCCAGATGGCAGATCCAGCGCTTCATGGTCAGTATCCATCGAGAGGATTGTACCAGGCCTTGGCTGTTGCTGCGATGTGTGTCCAAGAGCAACCGACCATGAGACCCCTGATCGGGGATGTTGTTACAGCTCTCGCTTACCTTGCCTCCCAGACTTATGATCCAGAGGCACATGGAGTCCATCACACGTCACGTTTGATGTCTCCCGGCACACAAGGTGTATGAGGGATGCAGACTTAGGCTGAGGAGGTGCTGTAGAACAGAAAGCAGGAATTAAGGCTTCAGAAAGCCTAGAATATTTTTTGCTAGATATGGTACCTGAGGAGATGTTGCTGACAGTCCATGGAGATGACCAGCCCAGAGATTTTGTTCATAGCAAGAGAAAGAGAATCATAGAGAGAAATGAGATGGTTCCTGGTTTCTGCAACATGGAATGGTGATAGATTGATTTGTTTTCTCATGATAGGGATGGCTGCTGTTGTTGTACATGTGAATTTCTTTCTCGAGTCTGTATTTACATCAGTGTAGGAGTAGCCTGTAGCGTAGTACATTTGGGTTCAAGGAATTTTTGTCATCTCTTTGTTCCCTGTGGGTGTGAGTTTCGGTTGCGTGCTGGAGGGTTGTCAGCTGCAGTTTCAGTTGCCTGGTGATGTTATTGCGTATGCCTCAGACAGTATGCCATCACTTACTATTGATGCGGTTTCTTATCATGCACCATCATCTTCTGATATATGCTAATGTCTCTGCATCTAGGGCCCTTCATCTGAAAACAGACTAGGGGCATGAATGCATTCTAATTTCCATAATCACCACATCATCTTGCATAAACATTCGACAGGCCCAAGACACCACTAGTAATTAATATACAGGGCCTCTTTTTGAGTAGTCAATGTAATGAACAAATTAATGAAATAGCTAGGTTGCATACAGATCGCTAAAATGACAAGCGTGATGCGTGCATCAGATGGCCGGAGCTGGCTCTCCATGGAACTCCCTCAAAATTAAAACTCATGTTCTACTCTCAGAAACCATAATTTTAACACTAGAGACTACCCTTGTGTACAATATATCAAATGCCAATAAGTTTTGCCTCCAAAATAATAGCAAATCTATGGTAACAAGCATGTGTTCCCATCTAATAAGCTGGGTGACACCACGAGATTCGACCGCCTGGGGTCCAGCTCCAAGCGAACCCAAGTATATGAATGGTTactagttactccctccgtcccaaaaaaaagttaaaccctgggtttccgtgtccaattttgactatccgtcttatataaaatttttttataattcgtattttcattgttgttagatgataaaacatgattaatattttatgcgtgacttgtctttttattttttttccataattttctcaaataagatggacggtcaaacgggcacggaaaccagggtttgtctttttttgggacagagggagtacatgtatTCTACAGTGTCTGCCAACTGCAAGCAAAGACAGACAAGTTAGCTACTGAAATGAGCCCAGGAT is a genomic window of Oryza glaberrima chromosome 7, OglaRS2, whole genome shotgun sequence containing:
- the LOC127779030 gene encoding two-component response regulator-like PRR37 isoform X1, translating into MMGTAHHNQTAGSALGVGVGDTNDAVPGAGGGGYSDPDGGTTSGVQPPPQVCWERFIQKKTIKVLLVESDDSTRQVVSALLRHCMYEVIPAENGQQAWTYLEDMQNSIDLVLTEVVMPGVSGISLLSRIMNHHNICKNIPVIMMSSNDAMGTVFKCLSKGAVDFLVKPIRKNELKNLWQHVWRRCHSSSGSGSESGIQTQKCAKSKSGDESNNNSGSNDDDDDDGVSMGLNARDGSDNGSGTQAQSSWTKRAVEIDSPQAMSPDQLADPPDSTCAQVIHLKSDICSNRWLPCTSNKNSKKQKETNDDFKGKDLEIGSPRNLNTAYQSSPNERSIKPTDRRNEYPLQNNSKEAAMENLEESSVRAADLIGSMAKNMDAQQAARAANAPNCSSKVPERKDKNRDNIMPSLELSLKRSRSTGDGANAIQEEQRNVLRRSYLSAFTRYHTPVASNQGGTGFVGSCSPHDNSSEAMKTDSAYNMKSNSDAAPIKQGSNGSSNNNDMGSTTKNVVTKPSTNKERVMSPSAVKANGHTSAFHPAQHWTSPANTTGKEKTDEVANNAAKRAQPGEVQSNLVQHPRPILHYVHFDVSRENGGSGAPQCGSSNVFDPPVEGHAGNYGVNGSNSGSNNGSNGQNGSTTAVNAERPNMEIANGTINKSGPGGGNGSGSGSGNDMYLKRFTQREHRVAAVTKFRQKRKERNFGKKVRYQSRKRLAEQRPRVRGQFVRQAVQDQQQQGGGREAAADR
- the LOC127779030 gene encoding two-component response regulator-like PRR37 isoform X2; the encoded protein is MMGTAHHNQTAGSALGVGVGDTNDAVPGAGGGGYSDPDGGTTSGVQPPPQVCWERFIQKKTIKVLLVESDDSTRQVVSALLRHCMYEVIPAENGQQAWTYLEDMQNSIDLVLTEVVMPGVSGISLLSRIMNHHNICKNIPVIMMSSNDAMGTVFKCLSKGAVDFLVKPIRKNELKNLWQHVWRRCHSSSGSGSESGIQTQKCAKSKSGDESNNNSGSNDDDDDDGVSMGLNARDGSDNGSGTQSSWTKRAVEIDSPQAMSPDQLADPPDSTCAQVIHLKSDICSNRWLPCTSNKNSKKQKETNDDFKGKDLEIGSPRNLNTAYQSSPNERSIKPTDRRNEYPLQNNSKEAAMENLEESSVRAADLIGSMAKNMDAQQAARAANAPNCSSKVPERKDKNRDNIMPSLELSLKRSRSTGDGANAIQEEQRNVLRRSYLSAFTRYHTPVASNQGGTGFVGSCSPHDNSSEAMKTDSAYNMKSNSDAAPIKQGSNGSSNNNDMGSTTKNVVTKPSTNKERVMSPSAVKANGHTSAFHPAQHWTSPANTTGKEKTDEVANNAAKRAQPGEVQSNLVQHPRPILHYVHFDVSRENGGSGAPQCGSSNVFDPPVEGHAGNYGVNGSNSGSNNGSNGQNGSTTAVNAERPNMEIANGTINKSGPGGGNGSGSGSGNDMYLKRFTQREHRVAAVTKFRQKRKERNFGKKVRYQSRKRLAEQRPRVRGQFVRQAVQDQQQQGGGREAAADR
- the LOC127779031 gene encoding probable serine/threonine-protein kinase PBL7; translated protein: MACCFACLGAGGGKMKKKKKSPPQIPPASERDNPPNLASSTVMKQDQDSFQLAANEDILVSNGSSENRRIAARTFTFRELAAATSNFRVDCLLGEGGFGRVYKAYLETVDQVVAIKQLDRNGLQGNREFLVEVLMLSMLHHPNLVNLIGYCADGDQRLLVYEYMPLGSLEDHLHDPPPGKSRLDWNTRMKIAAGAAKGLEYLHDKANPPVIYRDLKCSNILLGEGYHPKLSDFGLAKLGPIGDKSHVSTRVMGTYGYCAPEYAMTGQLTLKSDVYSFGVVMLEIITGRRAIDNTRAAGEQNLVAWARPLFKDRRKFPQMADPALHGQYPSRGLYQALAVAAMCVQEQPTMRPLIGDVVTALAYLASQTYDPEAHGVHHTSRLMSPGTQGV